In Syntrophus gentianae, one genomic interval encodes:
- a CDS encoding sigma 54-interacting transcriptional regulator: MERLRDAQLFRGIDSDFLDEMIAEASLRHFSQNEIISFPLNGERGIYILLEGKVRFVSHRENGTEIEFDTFHTGELFGARIALGEMSPSSPNFYVADEDSQAAFFPIKLLERSMAREPRLSLNFSRIVARRMIKIDRRLSRTEDNYAQLLEVVSRVYKETDLLHPNFERTKFYRRSEKEIKALAQSGESLLLWGESGVFKTQFGRKIFHLSEHFRSVYLIVNFYREENLYLGGRKEPLTPMQVLFGWEEAGRRKAGMLELGRGGTIFLLGVERLDPETQIRLWRHIQDQQSPDRAGFEPGEHGPRIIFASRHSPKDLEGQSRLIPELAAYFEKRSFHIPPLRERKTDIPDHAQFYLEKYCRKLEKGSASISDRTLKMLLDHNWPGNDAELAETIKRGLVLAQGPLLEAEDIFLDFRKVKTRGRVDILRFDAIFKLFRSPWFPSVLQAAVIPLFLALVAALIFGPSIPDSNLGAVFSWALGWPMLVIGSFFWARFWCTICPMGSLAEGLKLLINKEPQRALPQVLRRYSGWIIMGVALLVMWAEMTFQMRYIPARLGWLLVGMTCFSLFFACFFERQGWCAYFCGLGGIIGLFSRLSPIEMRADKNVCAARCADHPCYTGTAARKGCPLFLLSPSVDSNFSCRLCGTCVKNCPHRSLNINLRLPGGEIWETRGKTDLSFFTFAMLGALACELLGWEGAKSVSETHTVGMTLLFVFYVSGFLLALILLSSLGRLADGDTLRGHLARYGQAHLPIVFMAFLSYHLYYLLTLWAPLMDLAGTQLGLDQLQLLQWQAHPDTIRFLMALILWCGFFWTLLLLRNVAKQKKGFLRTFSLHSLAALGITLFFLAALDFHFFHIFHL; this comes from the coding sequence ATGGAACGACTTCGGGATGCGCAGCTTTTTCGCGGCATAGATTCGGATTTCCTGGACGAGATGATCGCCGAGGCTTCGCTCCGGCATTTCTCCCAGAACGAGATCATTTCCTTCCCGTTAAACGGCGAGCGGGGGATCTACATCCTTCTCGAGGGCAAGGTCCGCTTTGTTTCCCACCGCGAGAATGGCACCGAAATCGAGTTTGACACCTTCCACACCGGAGAGCTTTTCGGAGCGAGAATCGCCCTGGGGGAGATGAGCCCCTCCTCCCCTAACTTCTATGTTGCCGACGAAGACTCGCAGGCGGCCTTCTTCCCTATAAAACTTCTGGAGAGGAGCATGGCCCGCGAACCGCGCCTCAGCCTCAATTTTTCCCGGATTGTCGCCAGAAGGATGATCAAAATAGACCGTCGGCTTTCCCGCACGGAAGATAATTACGCCCAGCTTCTGGAGGTGGTCAGCCGGGTCTACAAGGAGACTGATCTTCTGCACCCGAATTTCGAACGGACGAAATTCTACCGTCGCAGTGAAAAAGAGATCAAGGCCCTCGCCCAATCGGGTGAATCGCTCCTTCTCTGGGGGGAAAGCGGCGTGTTCAAGACGCAGTTCGGCCGCAAGATCTTTCATCTCTCCGAGCACTTCCGCTCCGTCTATCTGATCGTCAACTTCTACCGTGAGGAGAACCTCTATCTGGGCGGAAGAAAAGAACCGCTGACGCCGATGCAGGTCCTTTTCGGCTGGGAAGAGGCTGGCAGACGCAAGGCCGGCATGCTGGAACTGGGACGGGGTGGAACGATCTTCCTTCTCGGCGTGGAGCGCCTCGATCCGGAGACCCAAATCAGGCTCTGGCGGCACATCCAGGACCAGCAATCCCCCGACAGGGCCGGATTCGAACCGGGAGAACACGGCCCCAGGATTATCTTCGCTTCGCGCCACAGCCCGAAGGATCTCGAAGGACAATCGAGGCTCATCCCCGAACTGGCCGCGTATTTCGAAAAAAGGTCCTTCCATATCCCCCCGCTTCGGGAGCGAAAAACGGACATTCCCGACCACGCCCAGTTCTACCTTGAGAAGTACTGCCGCAAGCTCGAAAAAGGGAGCGCCTCGATCAGCGACCGGACGCTCAAGATGCTGCTGGACCACAACTGGCCCGGAAACGACGCCGAACTTGCCGAAACGATCAAACGCGGCCTTGTTCTGGCGCAGGGCCCTCTTCTCGAGGCCGAAGACATCTTTCTCGATTTCCGGAAGGTGAAAACGAGAGGCAGGGTGGACATCCTTCGCTTTGACGCCATCTTCAAACTTTTCCGCTCGCCCTGGTTCCCCTCCGTGCTTCAGGCAGCCGTTATCCCCCTTTTTCTGGCTCTGGTTGCCGCTTTGATCTTCGGGCCTTCGATCCCCGATTCCAACCTGGGAGCGGTTTTCAGCTGGGCGCTGGGCTGGCCGATGCTCGTGATCGGCTCTTTCTTCTGGGCGCGCTTCTGGTGTACGATCTGTCCGATGGGAAGCCTTGCCGAAGGCCTCAAGCTTCTGATCAACAAAGAGCCGCAGCGGGCGCTGCCGCAGGTCCTCCGGCGATACTCCGGCTGGATTATCATGGGGGTGGCACTTCTGGTCATGTGGGCCGAGATGACCTTCCAGATGCGCTATATCCCGGCCAGACTGGGGTGGCTTCTCGTCGGGATGACGTGTTTTTCGTTATTCTTCGCCTGTTTCTTCGAGAGGCAGGGGTGGTGCGCTTATTTCTGCGGTCTGGGCGGCATCATCGGGCTTTTCTCGCGCCTCTCGCCCATTGAAATGCGGGCGGACAAGAACGTCTGCGCCGCGCGTTGCGCCGATCATCCGTGTTACACGGGAACAGCCGCACGGAAGGGATGTCCCCTTTTCCTCCTTTCCCCCTCCGTCGACTCGAACTTTTCCTGCAGACTTTGCGGAACCTGCGTAAAGAACTGTCCACACCGCTCCCTGAACATCAATCTCCGGCTGCCGGGGGGAGAAATATGGGAGACACGCGGCAAGACGGACCTGAGCTTCTTCACCTTCGCCATGCTGGGGGCGCTCGCCTGCGAATTGCTCGGCTGGGAGGGGGCCAAATCGGTCAGTGAGACCCATACCGTCGGAATGACCCTTCTCTTTGTATTCTATGTCTCCGGCTTCCTTTTGGCCCTGATCCTGCTTTCGTCGCTGGGGAGGCTGGCAGACGGCGATACGCTGAGGGGACACCTGGCAAGATACGGCCAGGCTCACCTGCCCATCGTCTTCATGGCCTTTCTTTCCTATCACCTCTACTACCTGCTGACGCTGTGGGCCCCCCTGATGGACCTCGCCGGGACGCAGCTGGGACTGGATCAGCTACAGCTCCTGCAGTGGCAGGCGCATCCGGACACCATACGGTTCCTGATGGCCCTTATCCTCTGGTGCGGCTTTTTCTGGACATTGCTGCTCCTGCGGAATGTCGCAAAACAGAAAAAAGGCTTTCTCCGGACCTTTTCGCTTCATAGCCTGGCCGCCTTGGGAATCACCCTTTTCTTTCTTGCGGCTCTCGACTTTCACTTCTTCCACATTTTCCACCTTTAG
- a CDS encoding cytochrome ubiquinol oxidase subunit I, which produces MDVLSLSRLQFAMTAGFHFIFVPLTLGLSLLVAFMESRYVISGNPLYLRMTRFWGRLFLINFALGLVTGLTLEFQFGMNWAAYSRFVGDIFGSPLAIEATAAFFLESVFIGLWIFGWNRLSPRMHAFAMWMVALGTNLSALWILLANGWMQFPVGFVLRNSRAEMVDFIALFTSPYGWLKFLHTITAGYVTAAFFVLGISAWHLLKGREIPFFKASFRMAAIFGLASSLAVVGIGDFHGAEVGRVQPVKLAAMEALWDTQSSVPFYLLIIPDQKNERNRIEAVGIPYMVSFLAYRDIHAEVKGLKDFPKEDRPPVGEVFFSFRFMVAVGGLFILLTAAALYLSVRNRLESFPRFLWLMVLSIPLPYLASQAGWIVAEVGRQPWIVYGLLRTKDAVSPNIAAGQVMFSLIGFGLLYSLLGLVWLYLLIHHARKGPEPEISAANPTLSTAKPEV; this is translated from the coding sequence ATGGATGTTCTGTCGCTCAGCCGGTTGCAGTTCGCCATGACGGCGGGTTTTCATTTCATCTTTGTTCCCCTGACCCTGGGTCTTTCCCTCCTCGTTGCCTTCATGGAAAGCCGGTATGTTATCTCCGGCAATCCTCTCTACCTGCGCATGACGCGCTTCTGGGGCAGGCTCTTCCTCATTAATTTCGCCCTCGGGCTTGTCACCGGCCTGACCCTGGAATTTCAGTTCGGCATGAACTGGGCCGCCTATTCCCGTTTTGTGGGGGATATCTTCGGCTCCCCCCTGGCCATCGAAGCCACGGCCGCCTTCTTCCTCGAATCCGTCTTCATCGGCCTCTGGATCTTCGGCTGGAATCGTCTCTCTCCCCGGATGCACGCCTTCGCCATGTGGATGGTCGCCCTGGGAACCAACCTGTCTGCCCTGTGGATCCTCCTGGCCAACGGCTGGATGCAGTTCCCCGTCGGATTCGTCCTCCGCAATTCGCGGGCGGAAATGGTCGATTTTATAGCCCTCTTCACCAGCCCTTACGGCTGGCTCAAGTTCCTCCATACAATCACCGCCGGGTATGTCACCGCCGCCTTTTTCGTTCTGGGAATTTCCGCCTGGCATCTCCTGAAAGGGCGTGAGATTCCCTTCTTCAAGGCCTCTTTCCGCATGGCGGCCATTTTCGGCCTGGCGAGCTCCCTGGCGGTGGTCGGCATCGGCGATTTTCACGGGGCCGAAGTGGGCCGTGTGCAGCCGGTAAAACTCGCCGCCATGGAAGCCCTCTGGGACACGCAAAGCTCCGTCCCCTTTTACCTCCTCATCATCCCGGATCAAAAAAATGAACGCAATCGCATCGAGGCCGTCGGCATTCCCTACATGGTCAGCTTTCTCGCCTATCGGGATATTCACGCGGAAGTCAAGGGGCTGAAGGACTTCCCGAAGGAGGACCGTCCGCCGGTCGGTGAGGTCTTTTTCAGTTTCCGTTTCATGGTTGCCGTGGGGGGCCTCTTTATCCTCCTGACCGCCGCGGCCCTTTACCTCAGCGTCCGGAACCGCCTGGAATCTTTTCCCCGCTTTCTCTGGCTGATGGTCCTCTCTATTCCCCTTCCCTATCTGGCCAGTCAGGCCGGATGGATCGTGGCGGAGGTGGGACGGCAGCCCTGGATCGTTTACGGCCTGCTGCGGACAAAAGACGCCGTGTCCCCCAACATCGCCGCCGGTCAGGTGATGTTTTCTCTTATCGGCTTCGGACTCCTCTATTCCCTCCTGGGACTCGTATGGCTCTATCTGCTGATTCACCATGCCCGCAAGGGACCGGAACCCGAAATTTCCGCGGCAAATCCGACCCTTTCGACAGCAAAACCGGAGGTTTGA
- the cydB gene encoding cytochrome d ubiquinol oxidase subunit II codes for MDYPLLWFVLLGVLWAVYFATDGFDLGAGMLLFSLGKTEEEKQALLESFGPLWNGNEVWLVTAGGATFAAFPAAYAATFSSFYVPLLLILFALIVRGVALEFREKLESPGWQAIWDATIFVGSAVPALLFGVFYGNIFQGLPMDHRGFSGPLTELLNPYALLVGLLFCVLFVVHGALWIAFKTEGDLSARAADLARRFWLPLAATVVLFIIGSGFKTRLFVNYFSNGALLVFPILAFLALFALSFYLQKSSYFKAFLASGLHILLLIATGFAGLYPNLLPSRIDPAFSVTIFNAASGLYTLKLMTGVAAIFVPLVILYQSWVYRVFRGKISTIRTEKDLYL; via the coding sequence ATGGATTATCCGCTTCTATGGTTTGTTCTGCTGGGAGTTCTCTGGGCCGTCTATTTTGCAACCGATGGTTTTGATCTGGGGGCGGGCATGCTGCTCTTCAGTCTCGGCAAAACAGAAGAGGAGAAACAGGCCCTCCTGGAAAGTTTCGGCCCGCTCTGGAACGGCAACGAAGTCTGGCTGGTCACGGCAGGCGGGGCTACCTTTGCGGCATTTCCGGCGGCCTATGCCGCCACGTTCAGCTCCTTTTACGTTCCTCTCCTTCTGATTCTTTTTGCCCTGATTGTCCGGGGCGTCGCTCTTGAATTCCGTGAAAAACTCGAATCTCCAGGCTGGCAGGCTATCTGGGATGCAACGATTTTTGTGGGAAGCGCCGTTCCGGCCCTACTCTTCGGTGTTTTTTACGGCAACATCTTCCAGGGACTCCCCATGGACCACCGGGGGTTCAGCGGACCGCTTACGGAACTGCTCAATCCCTATGCTCTGCTGGTTGGATTGCTGTTCTGCGTGCTTTTCGTGGTGCACGGCGCTCTGTGGATCGCCTTCAAAACAGAGGGAGATCTTTCCGCACGGGCAGCCGATCTGGCCCGGCGTTTCTGGCTTCCCCTGGCCGCCACAGTCGTACTGTTCATCATCGGGTCCGGGTTCAAGACCCGTCTCTTCGTCAATTATTTCTCGAACGGGGCCCTGCTGGTTTTTCCAATCCTGGCCTTCCTGGCCCTTTTCGCATTGAGTTTTTACCTTCAGAAATCCTCCTATTTCAAGGCCTTTCTTGCCTCCGGACTGCATATCCTTCTCTTGATCGCCACCGGGTTTGCCGGTCTCTATCCCAATCTGCTCCCCTCGCGCATCGATCCGGCCTTCAGTGTCACGATTTTCAATGCCGCTTCGGGTCTTTACACCCTGAAGCTCATGACCGGCGTGGCCGCCATTTTTGTTCCCCTTGTCATCCTATACCAATCCTGGGTTTACCGGGTTTTCCGCGGGAAAATCTCGACCATCAGGACAGAGAAAGACCTGTATCTTTAG
- the mscL gene encoding large conductance mechanosensitive channel protein MscL has product MFKEFKEFALKGNVVDMAVGIILGVAFGAIIKSLVDDLLMPPLGLILGSADFTNLFLIVKEGATPGPFATLADAHKAGAVTINYGLFINTIVNFLIVAFALFLVIRNMNEIRRRTEKPAAEAAPTTKECPYCLSSIAIKATRCPNCTSELKSS; this is encoded by the coding sequence ATGTTTAAAGAATTCAAGGAGTTTGCATTAAAGGGCAACGTCGTGGACATGGCGGTGGGTATTATTCTGGGAGTCGCTTTCGGCGCCATCATAAAATCCCTGGTTGATGACCTGCTCATGCCCCCACTGGGCCTGATTCTTGGATCGGCAGACTTTACCAACCTGTTTCTCATCGTAAAAGAAGGCGCAACGCCGGGCCCCTTTGCAACCCTGGCGGATGCTCATAAAGCCGGGGCCGTCACCATCAATTATGGCCTTTTCATCAATACGATCGTAAATTTTCTCATCGTGGCCTTTGCCCTCTTTCTAGTCATCCGAAACATGAACGAAATCCGGAGAAGGACGGAGAAACCAGCGGCGGAGGCAGCACCCACGACCAAAGAGTGCCCCTACTGCCTCTCTTCCATCGCCATCAAGGCTACCCGCTGCCCGAACTGCACGTCAGAACTAAAAAGTTCCTAG
- a CDS encoding GGDEF domain-containing response regulator: protein MKVLIAEDDSTSRRILAAIMKKWGYDPVVTEDGQAAWDVLQQPDAPRLLLLDWNMPKMEGPEICRRLKEQNVSNPPYVILLTGRDNKGDIVLGLDAGANDYMVKPYDPEELQARIRVGKRMLELQASLVEAHAALTQLAMHDPLTGVLNRRAILERLADELERAKREKGGLSIGMFDLDLFKKINDTHGHQMGDQVLVSFARCIEGKIRKYDCLGRYGGEEFLLISTVPGNSTGGKLYERLCEQVAAMEIAGESVPVSVTVSIGVAAVKKDSTVDSLLAAADAALYRAKAEGRNRVVYADECLSRDIGESRPDLQCTLAGSRQACIVEVAGA, encoded by the coding sequence ATGAAGGTACTGATTGCTGAAGATGATTCCACCTCACGTCGAATACTGGCGGCCATCATGAAAAAATGGGGTTATGACCCGGTCGTCACGGAAGATGGACAGGCTGCCTGGGATGTTTTGCAGCAACCGGATGCGCCCAGACTTCTTCTCCTTGACTGGAACATGCCGAAAATGGAAGGTCCGGAAATCTGTCGTCGTCTCAAAGAGCAGAACGTATCAAATCCCCCCTATGTCATCTTACTGACCGGCCGGGATAATAAGGGTGATATCGTCCTTGGATTGGATGCCGGCGCCAACGACTATATGGTCAAACCGTACGATCCTGAAGAATTGCAGGCGCGCATCCGGGTGGGGAAACGCATGCTCGAGTTGCAGGCCAGTCTTGTGGAGGCCCACGCGGCCCTGACGCAATTGGCGATGCACGACCCATTGACGGGCGTTTTAAACCGCCGGGCCATTCTTGAAAGGCTCGCGGATGAGCTCGAAAGGGCAAAGAGGGAAAAGGGAGGGTTGAGCATCGGAATGTTTGACCTTGATCTCTTCAAGAAAATCAACGACACCCATGGCCATCAGATGGGAGACCAGGTGCTCGTTTCCTTTGCCCGCTGCATTGAAGGAAAGATACGCAAGTACGACTGTCTAGGCAGGTATGGCGGCGAAGAATTCCTTTTGATTTCCACTGTACCAGGGAATTCGACCGGAGGGAAACTCTATGAACGGCTCTGTGAGCAGGTCGCCGCCATGGAGATCGCAGGAGAATCAGTGCCTGTTTCCGTAACGGTCAGCATCGGCGTGGCAGCGGTAAAAAAGGATAGCACCGTTGACAGCCTTCTCGCTGCGGCGGATGCGGCCCTTTACCGGGCAAAAGCCGAGGGACGGAATCGTGTGGTTTATGCCGATGAATGCCTGAGCCGTGACATCGGCGAGAGCAGGCCGGACTTGCAATGCACGCTTGCCGGGTCCAGGCAGGCATGCATTGTAGAAGTCGCAGGGGCGTGA
- a CDS encoding response regulator has translation MLSSEGRENHTLGVAMISPDLKVLAINNRLREWYPALDIETQPLCYLAFRFHQREEACRNCPVVKTLEDGQSHEAKMEVWAPDGVRSLSIVSTPLISTSDGKITAVIETVDDRTEQGQAAEMLIHDAERMESLLTLNSMSDQPISNIIPFAVEQSIRLTHSKLGYFAVLNHEETELTMKYWSHSAHAACRMADKPLVYSVEKTGLWGEAVRRRKAVITNDYAAPSLYKKGTPEGHVPIVRHMNLPIFSGDRIVAVAGVGNKAADYGIGDLRQLKLLMDGLWRIVARKQTEDALLESEAKMKAITDSAQDAITMMDHEGKISYWNPAAERIFGYSRAEAIGRDLHDCIAPKRYHEAHWSAFREFKHTGCGPFVGKTMELLACRKSGQEIAVALSLSSVWIKDQWHAVGILRDVTDHKMAEETLRSTMEELAQVNNELEKAISWANEMAFESQTANIAKSQFLANMSHEIRTPMNGVIGMTGLLIDTDLSDEQRLYCQTIQSSGEALLGIINDILDFSKIEAGKIELEELDFDIRNTVEDSAALLATRAHEKHVEFTCRLEPSLHTYLRGDPGRLRQILINLGSNAIKFTAKGEVAFDVAPVEEVGDQIKVRFEVRDTGIGIPKEKIGLLFNAFQQVDASTTRRYGGTGLGLVISKRLAELMGGEIGVESVEGQGTTFWFTAVFTRQTPHKDSEVSPVRADVRGVRILAVDDNATNRIILSEQLASWGIRHTEVNNAPDALSMLREASKKGDPYRIVVTDMQMPGMDGEALGKAIKADPLLSDTLLIMMTSMGKRGDARRLQAVGFSAYLTKPVKQSQLFDCLTTVLGRSSQPVMTGEVELVTRHTLNEAQRRKARILLVEDNLTNQKVAMHILEKLGFCADIAGDGREAIEAMKKTPYDIVFMDVQMPVMDGFAATRTIREGRSKVLNPEIPIVAMTAHAMKGDRERCIGMGMSDYIPKPITPKALAEVLDKWLSHAPESQPAVPVPSVEEESRKGPVVFDLKTLQDRLLGDEDLVKEICKGYLEEMPEQILMLRQSIDRNDGPLVERMSHTMKGAAANVGAMALSAAALAMEKAVRDDRWDELPPLMSEMERQFDSLKNHMEEKLL, from the coding sequence ATGCTATCTTCCGAAGGCAGGGAAAACCATACTCTTGGTGTAGCAATGATCAGCCCGGATCTGAAAGTGCTGGCAATCAACAACCGGTTGCGGGAATGGTATCCTGCACTCGATATCGAGACGCAACCGCTTTGCTACCTGGCCTTTCGCTTCCATCAACGGGAGGAGGCCTGCCGGAACTGCCCCGTCGTCAAAACCCTGGAGGATGGGCAATCTCATGAAGCGAAGATGGAAGTTTGGGCGCCTGACGGAGTCAGGTCTCTGTCTATCGTCTCAACACCGCTCATCTCCACCTCGGATGGCAAAATAACGGCCGTTATTGAGACCGTTGACGATAGGACGGAGCAGGGGCAAGCCGCGGAGATGCTGATCCATGATGCGGAGAGGATGGAATCGCTGCTGACCCTGAACTCAATGTCCGATCAACCGATTTCGAACATCATCCCTTTTGCCGTTGAACAGAGCATCCGTCTTACACACAGCAAACTCGGCTATTTTGCAGTTCTCAATCATGAAGAGACGGAACTGACCATGAAATACTGGTCCCACTCGGCCCATGCCGCCTGCAGGATGGCGGACAAACCCCTGGTCTATTCGGTAGAAAAAACGGGTCTCTGGGGTGAAGCCGTCCGGCGCAGGAAAGCCGTCATCACCAATGATTACGCCGCGCCCAGTCTGTACAAGAAGGGGACGCCGGAGGGACATGTCCCTATCGTCCGGCATATGAACCTGCCGATCTTCAGTGGCGATCGCATCGTCGCTGTGGCCGGAGTCGGCAACAAGGCTGCGGATTACGGCATAGGCGATCTCCGTCAGTTGAAGCTCCTGATGGATGGGTTGTGGCGTATCGTTGCCCGGAAGCAGACCGAAGATGCCCTCCTGGAAAGTGAAGCCAAGATGAAGGCCATCACGGATTCTGCGCAGGATGCCATCACGATGATGGACCATGAAGGGAAAATATCCTATTGGAATCCTGCGGCAGAGCGTATCTTCGGGTATTCCCGGGCGGAGGCGATCGGTCGGGACCTTCATGACTGCATTGCCCCGAAGCGCTATCATGAAGCACATTGGTCCGCCTTTCGGGAATTTAAGCATACAGGTTGCGGGCCTTTCGTAGGGAAAACCATGGAATTGCTGGCTTGTAGAAAAAGCGGCCAGGAGATTGCCGTGGCGCTGTCGCTTTCTTCCGTCTGGATCAAGGACCAATGGCATGCCGTGGGTATTCTGCGGGATGTAACCGATCATAAAATGGCTGAGGAAACCCTGCGCAGTACCATGGAGGAATTGGCGCAGGTAAACAATGAGCTTGAAAAAGCGATCAGCTGGGCAAACGAGATGGCTTTTGAATCCCAGACTGCAAATATCGCCAAGAGCCAGTTTCTGGCCAACATGAGCCATGAAATCCGCACCCCCATGAATGGCGTCATCGGGATGACCGGCTTGCTCATCGATACGGATCTCTCAGATGAACAGCGCCTTTATTGCCAGACCATCCAGTCCAGCGGAGAGGCGTTGCTCGGCATCATTAACGACATCCTTGATTTTTCAAAAATTGAAGCAGGGAAAATCGAACTGGAGGAACTGGACTTCGACATCCGGAATACCGTGGAAGATTCTGCGGCACTCCTCGCCACGCGCGCCCATGAAAAACATGTTGAGTTTACCTGCCGTCTCGAACCCTCTCTGCACACTTACCTGCGGGGTGATCCCGGACGTCTGCGTCAGATCCTGATCAACCTGGGAAGTAACGCCATCAAGTTCACCGCAAAAGGGGAAGTGGCTTTTGATGTGGCCCCGGTGGAGGAGGTCGGCGACCAGATCAAGGTGCGCTTCGAGGTGAGAGATACGGGCATCGGCATTCCCAAAGAAAAAATCGGCCTTCTGTTCAACGCCTTTCAGCAGGTCGACGCCTCGACGACGCGCCGGTACGGAGGAACAGGTCTCGGTCTGGTCATTTCGAAGCGGCTGGCGGAATTGATGGGGGGTGAAATTGGTGTGGAGAGCGTTGAAGGGCAGGGGACAACCTTCTGGTTCACCGCCGTCTTCACCAGGCAGACGCCGCACAAGGACAGCGAAGTGTCACCGGTTCGGGCCGATGTCCGCGGGGTGCGAATTCTCGCTGTAGACGACAATGCCACGAACCGGATCATTCTCTCCGAACAGCTGGCCTCGTGGGGAATACGGCATACCGAGGTCAACAATGCCCCGGATGCGCTTTCCATGCTTCGTGAAGCCAGCAAGAAAGGCGATCCCTACCGGATTGTCGTGACAGACATGCAGATGCCCGGCATGGATGGGGAAGCACTGGGGAAGGCGATCAAGGCGGATCCGCTGTTGAGTGACACACTCCTGATCATGATGACCTCCATGGGCAAGCGGGGTGACGCTCGACGACTGCAGGCCGTCGGATTTTCCGCCTATCTCACCAAGCCGGTCAAACAATCCCAGCTGTTCGACTGCCTGACAACCGTTCTGGGCAGAAGTTCCCAGCCGGTCATGACGGGGGAGGTTGAACTGGTAACCCGGCATACGCTCAACGAGGCGCAACGGAGAAAGGCGCGCATCCTCCTGGTGGAAGACAATCTGACCAATCAGAAGGTGGCCATGCACATTTTGGAAAAACTGGGTTTCTGTGCCGATATTGCGGGCGATGGACGGGAAGCCATCGAAGCCATGAAAAAAACCCCCTATGATATCGTCTTCATGGATGTTCAGATGCCGGTTATGGACGGTTTTGCCGCAACACGAACGATTCGCGAAGGCCGGAGCAAGGTCCTCAATCCGGAAATTCCGATTGTCGCCATGACCGCCCATGCCATGAAGGGAGACCGTGAACGCTGCATCGGGATGGGTATGAGTGATTATATTCCCAAACCCATAACGCCCAAAGCGCTGGCCGAGGTGCTGGATAAGTGGTTGTCTCATGCCCCGGAATCTCAGCCGGCGGTTCCTGTCCCTTCGGTGGAAGAGGAATCGAGGAAAGGTCCCGTCGTTTTCGATCTTAAAACCCTTCAGGACCGTTTGCTGGGAGACGAGGATCTGGTCAAGGAAATCTGTAAAGGCTATCTGGAAGAAATGCCGGAACAGATCCTGATGTTGAGACAATCCATCGACCGGAATGACGGCCCTTTGGTTGAGAGGATGTCCCATACCATGAAGGGAGCGGCGGCCAATGTGGGGGCCATGGCACTCAGTGCCGCAGCCTTGGCGATGGAAAAAGCCGTCCGGGATGACCGGTGGGATGAACTGCCCCCTCTTATGTCCGAGATGGAACGACAGTTCGACAGTTTGAAAAACCACATGGAGGAAAAGCTCTTATGA
- the cas6 gene encoding CRISPR system precrRNA processing endoribonuclease RAMP protein Cas6: protein MLYGRYSFFNTFLDDAVLPYYKGSTFRGVFGHALKSVTCALKRQECSSCLLREKCVYAFVFEIRSNGESGSSDQAETLAPERRRIAAPPHPYVLEPPLDTRRSYLQGESFDFSLILFGQANDYLPYFVYALEEMGLLGIGRQSGNTRARFRLESVMADATVLYNRRERSLKSGNFAEDLVISDSTRSNELKPCESLELTLLTPLRLKYENRLEATLPFHILIRAALRRISSLFQYYGAGEPALDYRGLVERAQRVTVDQSSLHWFDWKRYSNRQDQSMLMGGLMGSIRYSGPLAEFLPLLRICEKTHLGKQTSFGLGKIILTGAKP, encoded by the coding sequence ATGTTGTACGGCAGATATTCATTCTTCAATACGTTTCTGGATGATGCGGTTCTTCCCTACTACAAGGGTTCAACCTTCCGGGGAGTCTTCGGCCACGCCCTCAAGTCCGTAACCTGCGCACTGAAACGTCAGGAATGTTCCTCCTGTCTCCTTCGGGAAAAGTGTGTATACGCCTTCGTCTTTGAAATCCGCTCCAATGGAGAATCGGGTTCAAGCGATCAAGCGGAAACGCTTGCACCGGAGCGCCGCCGCATTGCCGCGCCACCCCATCCTTACGTCCTCGAACCTCCGCTCGACACCCGCAGGTCATACCTCCAGGGGGAGTCCTTCGATTTCAGCCTGATCCTCTTTGGCCAAGCCAACGATTACCTTCCCTATTTCGTATACGCCCTCGAAGAGATGGGACTATTGGGAATCGGCCGGCAAAGCGGGAATACTCGCGCCCGCTTCCGCCTTGAATCGGTCATGGCCGACGCCACGGTGTTGTACAACCGCCGGGAACGTTCCCTGAAAAGCGGAAATTTTGCTGAAGACCTGGTCATTTCGGATTCAACCCGTTCAAATGAGTTAAAACCCTGCGAGTCCCTGGAATTGACCCTGCTGACCCCACTGCGCCTCAAATACGAAAACAGACTTGAAGCCACCCTGCCCTTTCACATCCTCATCCGTGCCGCCCTGCGCCGGATATCCTCCCTCTTTCAGTACTACGGGGCGGGTGAACCGGCACTGGACTACCGGGGCCTCGTGGAACGCGCTCAAAGGGTCACCGTAGATCAATCCAGTCTGCACTGGTTTGACTGGAAGCGTTATTCCAATCGTCAGGATCAATCGATGCTCATGGGCGGCCTGATGGGAAGCATCCGTTATTCCGGTCCCTTGGCCGAATTTCTCCCCCTGTTGCGGATCTGCGAAAAGACTCACCTGGGCAAACAGACCTCTTTCGGTCTGGGGAAAATTATCTTGACCGGGGCCAAACCATGA